From Lawsonia intracellularis PHE/MN1-00, the proteins below share one genomic window:
- a CDS encoding acetyl-CoA carboxylase carboxyl transferase subunit alpha/beta, producing MDIEKQIYHLTERLNYLKDIFAGKHAKVIELLQGRLATFTNRTNGETQQDPSAEIGTLEELFTFMEHKLETKLTPMDKVRIVRHPQRICLHDILENVYDNFTEIAGQQEHSIDPSMLIARATITRRRGKKTYNQFIMVIGQEKGHGEEFRNGGSVKPWGNSKALHYMKVAETEGIPIHTYVFTPGSYPIEDTPGAAQQIAKNLYEMADLSVPIISIISEGGSGGAEAIALADKRLMLSHGYYSVISPEGAAAIEGKLKPGERATPELIEFCANQLHMTAKDNLSFGFIDGVIQEPDLGARPHHYDFFRKLRQEVIRATDEVVLGVRGLGLFRRIALNRLGKEDINIDEMYVGWNLNLKSCARLVSKRQKKFITLSKNSCLDQRPFFNKFHNLLNDSIGTLVSKTRYFFYTKCQRKIRFVFDEITSELHLVKSRLTAPLCRIRPPKRQIEEAVVHQLTTLSDWDDTESRKGRWSYISPRATEDRSISCPNAATHGCFDLWAPDLFGEFAGVCTSCGHHFPMEYQWVAKNIFDENSIREFNTEIEAINPLKFTKFDEKLIEARKKTKLKSGCITFEATIHGIKTIVAIFVGSFRGGSVGAAEGTKFVKAINRATKKRYPFLAYVHGTAGIRIQEGTHGLAQMPRCTVAVRRYINAGGLYIVLYDTNSYAGPVASFLGCSPYQYAIRSSNIGFAGRGVIKETTGMDIPPDYHNAYKALARGHIQGVWDRREAQANLKQLLLTVGGRNLYYR from the coding sequence ATGGATATAGAAAAACAAATATATCATCTTACTGAACGCCTTAATTATCTAAAAGATATTTTTGCAGGGAAGCACGCTAAAGTTATTGAATTATTACAAGGCCGGCTAGCAACTTTTACCAATCGTACCAATGGAGAAACTCAACAAGACCCAAGTGCAGAAATTGGAACCCTTGAAGAGCTATTCACTTTTATGGAACATAAGCTTGAAACAAAGCTTACCCCTATGGATAAAGTGCGTATTGTTCGTCATCCTCAACGAATTTGCCTTCATGATATTTTAGAAAATGTATATGATAACTTCACAGAAATAGCTGGTCAACAAGAACATAGTATTGATCCAAGTATGTTGATTGCACGTGCTACTATCACTCGTCGTAGGGGAAAAAAGACATATAACCAATTTATTATGGTCATAGGTCAAGAAAAAGGGCATGGAGAAGAGTTTCGTAATGGTGGATCAGTAAAACCATGGGGTAACTCTAAGGCTTTACATTATATGAAAGTTGCAGAAACTGAAGGTATCCCAATCCATACATATGTTTTCACTCCAGGCTCATACCCCATTGAAGATACCCCAGGTGCAGCACAACAAATTGCAAAAAACCTTTATGAAATGGCAGATCTTTCTGTCCCTATTATTTCTATTATCTCTGAAGGAGGATCTGGAGGAGCAGAAGCAATTGCACTTGCTGATAAACGACTTATGCTTTCACATGGATATTATTCTGTTATTTCTCCTGAAGGAGCTGCAGCTATTGAAGGCAAATTAAAACCAGGTGAACGTGCTACACCAGAACTTATTGAATTTTGTGCTAATCAACTTCATATGACAGCAAAAGATAATTTATCGTTTGGCTTTATTGATGGAGTGATACAAGAGCCAGATTTAGGAGCACGACCTCATCATTATGACTTTTTTCGAAAACTCCGCCAAGAAGTCATTCGTGCTACAGATGAAGTAGTCCTTGGTGTAAGAGGCCTTGGGTTATTCCGTAGAATAGCTCTTAATAGGCTGGGAAAAGAGGACATTAATATAGATGAAATGTATGTAGGTTGGAATTTAAATCTCAAATCTTGTGCTCGCCTTGTTTCTAAACGTCAAAAGAAATTTATAACTTTATCAAAAAACTCATGCCTTGATCAACGTCCATTTTTTAATAAATTTCATAACTTATTAAATGACTCTATAGGAACACTTGTCTCAAAAACACGTTACTTCTTCTATACAAAATGCCAACGTAAAATTAGATTTGTCTTTGATGAAATTACTTCTGAACTCCACTTAGTTAAAAGTCGTTTAACAGCCCCACTTTGTAGAATAAGGCCTCCCAAACGTCAAATAGAAGAAGCTGTAGTTCACCAGCTAACAACTCTCTCTGATTGGGATGATACAGAATCTCGAAAGGGTAGATGGTCATATATTAGTCCACGAGCTACAGAAGATCGTTCTATCTCTTGCCCTAATGCAGCAACACATGGATGTTTTGATCTTTGGGCTCCAGATCTCTTTGGTGAATTTGCAGGAGTATGTACATCATGCGGTCATCACTTTCCTATGGAATATCAATGGGTTGCTAAAAATATTTTTGATGAAAATTCTATACGAGAATTCAATACAGAAATAGAAGCTATCAACCCGTTAAAATTTACAAAATTTGATGAAAAACTAATAGAAGCCCGTAAAAAAACAAAACTAAAAAGCGGCTGTATTACCTTTGAAGCTACTATTCATGGAATAAAAACAATTGTTGCTATTTTTGTTGGCAGTTTCAGAGGAGGTTCTGTTGGAGCTGCAGAAGGAACAAAATTTGTTAAAGCAATAAACCGTGCAACAAAAAAACGTTATCCTTTTTTAGCCTATGTACATGGAACTGCAGGGATTCGTATTCAAGAAGGAACACATGGTCTTGCACAAATGCCTCGTTGTACAGTAGCAGTCCGTCGCTATATCAATGCTGGAGGACTTTACATAGTTTTATATGATACAAACTCTTACGCAGGACCTGTTGCAAGTTTTCTTGGTTGTTCCCCATATCAATATGCTATTCGATCCTCAAATATTGGATTTGCAGGGAGAGGTGTCATCAAAGAAACCACAGGCATGGATATTCCTCCAGACTATCACAATGCTTATAAAGCATTAGCTCGTGGACATATCCAAGGTGTATGGGATCGACGTGAAGCACAAGCGAATCTTAAACAACTATTACTTACTGTTGGTGGACGTAATCTTTATTATAGATAA
- a CDS encoding single-stranded DNA-binding protein, with protein sequence MLNKVMIIGRLGRDPEIRYTQTGSPVCSLNIATDESYTDRDGNKVERTEWHRVSVFQRAAENCGQYLSKGSLVFVEGNLQTRKWQDQQGQDRYTTEIKAQRVQFLDRKGADLGQGLYQQEQPVSSTNTQQNGFEDISPFPSEASGMDDVPF encoded by the coding sequence ATGTTAAATAAAGTTATGATTATTGGAAGACTTGGAAGAGATCCAGAAATTCGGTATACTCAAACAGGAAGCCCTGTATGTAGTCTTAATATTGCAACAGATGAATCTTATACTGATCGAGATGGAAATAAAGTTGAACGGACAGAATGGCATAGAGTTTCTGTATTTCAACGTGCAGCTGAAAATTGTGGTCAATATCTGAGTAAAGGAAGCTTAGTTTTTGTTGAAGGTAATCTTCAAACAAGAAAGTGGCAAGACCAACAAGGGCAAGATCGCTATACAACAGAGATAAAAGCTCAACGTGTTCAATTTTTAGATAGAAAAGGAGCAGACTTAGGACAAGGACTATATCAACAAGAACAACCTGTAAGTAGTACTAATACACAACAAAATGGATTTGAAGATATAAGCCCATTCCCTTCTGAAGCTAGTGGTATGGATGATGTACCTTTTTAA
- a CDS encoding biotin carboxylase N-terminal domain-containing protein produces MKKIRHKVLIANRGEIAVRIAQACRKLGLDFVCVYTAEDLASGHVLMAKEFGTSQSLYKIASYHDANEILSIADESGATAIHPGYGFFAEDFRFARRVTTRTRNLIFIGPSWRVIRELGDKINTKRLARSLKVPTVPGSDKPIYDEMEAEKIARILYSFQVQQGIQRPLVLVKASAGGGGMGIEEVYDIDQFRAVYRRIRNYALRQFKDEGVLIEQRICNFSHLEVQIIADQSGKKPVHFGTRNCTIQSTGLQKRIEVAPGFYPQTIKYNFNAAKVLEDITNYSLTMAQKVGYNNVGTWEWIVTHKGNPFLMEVNTRIQVENGVSARIARIHGKDGVDLIAEQIRIALGEPLGYTQNDISFEGVGIEYRLIAEDPDCKFTPWVGCIDTFSWKDQPWLTMHTHVPTNKPYEIPVEFDPNLALAIIWGKDLAEAQQRGLKFLNQLSLKGKNQQGETLKSNIQFLKSNTERILQF; encoded by the coding sequence GTGAAAAAAATAAGACATAAAGTCCTAATTGCTAACCGAGGCGAGATAGCAGTACGTATTGCTCAAGCATGTCGTAAACTAGGACTTGATTTTGTTTGTGTCTATACAGCTGAAGATTTAGCATCTGGTCATGTATTGATGGCTAAAGAGTTTGGTACTTCTCAATCATTATACAAAATTGCTTCTTATCATGATGCAAACGAAATTTTATCAATAGCAGATGAGTCAGGAGCAACGGCTATTCACCCAGGATATGGTTTTTTTGCTGAAGATTTTCGTTTTGCCCGCCGAGTTACAACTCGTACTCGAAATCTTATTTTCATAGGACCATCATGGAGAGTCATCCGTGAACTTGGAGACAAAATTAATACAAAACGTCTTGCAAGAAGTTTAAAAGTTCCAACTGTTCCAGGCTCAGACAAACCAATTTATGATGAAATGGAAGCAGAAAAAATCGCAAGGATTTTATATAGCTTCCAAGTACAACAAGGCATTCAACGACCCTTAGTCCTTGTAAAGGCCTCTGCAGGCGGAGGTGGGATGGGTATTGAAGAAGTCTATGATATAGACCAATTTCGTGCGGTATATCGTCGTATCCGTAATTATGCACTACGACAGTTTAAAGATGAAGGTGTCTTAATTGAACAACGAATTTGTAATTTTAGTCATCTTGAAGTGCAAATTATTGCCGATCAATCTGGCAAAAAACCTGTACACTTTGGAACAAGAAATTGTACAATTCAATCTACTGGATTACAAAAACGTATAGAAGTAGCTCCAGGATTTTATCCACAAACAATAAAATACAACTTTAATGCTGCAAAAGTTCTTGAAGACATTACAAACTATTCTCTTACCATGGCACAAAAAGTAGGCTATAATAATGTTGGAACTTGGGAATGGATTGTAACACACAAAGGGAATCCATTTCTAATGGAAGTCAATACACGTATCCAAGTCGAAAATGGTGTTTCAGCACGTATTGCTAGAATTCATGGGAAAGACGGTGTTGACCTTATCGCAGAGCAAATTCGTATAGCTCTTGGCGAACCTTTAGGATATACTCAAAATGATATATCATTTGAAGGAGTTGGAATTGAATATCGACTTATTGCTGAAGATCCTGACTGTAAATTTACACCATGGGTAGGTTGTATTGATACTTTTTCATGGAAAGATCAACCATGGCTTACCATGCATACTCATGTTCCTACAAACAAACCTTATGAAATTCCTGTAGAATTTGATCCTAACCTTGCTTTAGCTATTATTTGGGGAAAAGATCTTGCTGAAGCCCAACAACGTGGCCTGAAATTTCTTAACCAACTATCATTAAAAGGGAAAAATCAACAGGGAGAGACATTAAAGTCAAACATACAATTCCTTAAATCAAATACAGAACGTATCCTCCAATTTTAA